From Longimicrobium sp., the proteins below share one genomic window:
- a CDS encoding helix-turn-helix transcriptional regulator, with amino-acid sequence WTQQQLAEAAGLSQPRIAEIERSDANPTLLTITRIANALGVRVERLFADTSVRRQEEPAPEPQALVDGDDQPVRRAPRKRKPRARAVLVA; translated from the coding sequence GGTGGACCCAGCAGCAACTCGCCGAAGCCGCTGGGCTCAGCCAGCCGCGCATCGCCGAGATCGAGCGGAGTGATGCGAATCCCACGTTGCTGACCATCACGCGCATCGCCAACGCACTGGGCGTTCGCGTCGAGCGTTTGTTCGCGGATACAAGCGTGCGCCGTCAGGAAGAGCCGGCTCCGGAGCCACAGGCGCTAGTCGATGGGGACGACCAGCCGGTCCGTCGCGCCCCTCGCAAGCGGAAGCCGAGAGC